The Lachnospiraceae bacterium KM106-2 nucleotide sequence CGGACGCTGGTGATCTTGCTTCGCGCGCTCACAGCTGGAGTGGGAAGTTTCATTGTGGAGAGTGGAGGGTTACTAAGAGAAGTGAGTGATTCCAGACGGACGCATATGATCTTGCTACGCGCGCTCGTTGCTGGTAGGGAAGTTTCTTTGTGAAAAAATTTAAGTTATGTATAGATTTGACGAATCCTATCAAACAATATAAAATAGAGTACATTTTATTTTTTTGGGAGGTTTTATGGCGAATTTTAAGATGATAGATATGGCTACTGCGAAGAATATGATGAGTAGGGATGAGAATTTTGTGATCGTGGATGTGAGATCGGCTTCGGAGTATGAGGCTGGGTTTATTCCTGGGGCGATTAATGTGGCGCTTGAGTCGATTGGGGCAGAGTGTCCGAAGGAGCTTCCGGATAGGGATCAGGAGATTTTGGTTTATTGTAGAAGCGGGGTTCGCAGTAAGATGGCTGCGGAGAAGTTAGCTAATTTGGGGTATTCGAATGTTTATGAGTTTGGCGGCATCATCAATTGGGATGGTGAGGTCGAGGTCGATTATTAGGTAGGAAAAAAGAGAAGCAATTTTAGTTTGCTTCTCTTTTTTATGTACGGTTTTATTATTCAACTACTGTTACATCAGCAGCTTGTGGGCCATTTGAACCTTCTACTACATTGTATTCAACTGTTTGACCTTCATTAAGACTCTTATATCCGTCCATTGCGATTGCTGAGAAATGAACGAAGATTTCTTGGTCATCTTCTCCGATGATAAATCCATACCCTTTTTTGGCGT carries:
- a CDS encoding rhodanese domain protein; translated protein: MANFKMIDMATAKNMMSRDENFVIVDVRSASEYEAGFIPGAINVALESIGAECPKELPDRDQEILVYCRSGVRSKMAAEKLANLGYSNVYEFGGIINWDGEVEVDY
- a CDS encoding cold shock protein CspA, which encodes MKKGTVKWFNAKKGYGFIIGEDDQEIFVHFSAIAMDGYKSLNEGQTVEYNVVEGSNGPQAADVTVVE